In Vespula vulgaris chromosome 7, iyVesVulg1.1, whole genome shotgun sequence, a single window of DNA contains:
- the LOC127065387 gene encoding uncharacterized protein LOC127065387 has protein sequence MSEIIIWDNELIIKLIDQYKKYECLWIPSNKYYKCKNIREDAWKKISSVIKTDIVRVKRKMKNLSAQFYRERRKKRSMKKSGVEGVFISKWFAYNSMLYLSNRNMIRKRSHKDLSEKMDTSSESSESDIKVNNDNLETSHKTEDINKECNQQNQTIKPETWDFIQKEHCPNISTKEKLNYSSDETQKFESPPKKKAVRKENNIEFDINEDCSTMTKLDYNKEHRDRFTVFGEHVAYKLRALRTEHSQNMVEHIICNILWEASMGNYDQSPFQNSSSTS, from the exons atgtccgaaataataatatgggATAATgagttaattattaaattaatcgatcagtACAAAAAATACGAATGTTTGTGGATCccttcgaataaatattataaatgcaaaaatataagagaagaCGCGTGGAAAAAAATCAGTAGTGTTATCAAAACAGATATAGTACGAGTcaaacgaaaaatgaaaaatttaagtGCACAATTCTACagggaacgaagaaaaaaacgttcCATGAAGAAATCAGGAGTTGAAGgtgtatttatttctaaatggTTCGCTTATAATTCCATGCTTTATCTTAGCAATAGAAACATGATTCGCAAACGAAGTCACAAGGATCTAAGTGAAAAAATGGAT acTTCTTCAGAATCCAGTGAGAGCGACATAAAAGTCAACAATGATAATTTGGAAACCTCACATAAAACAGAAGACATTAACAAAGAATGCAATCAACAAAACCAAACAATAAAACCAGAAACATGGGATTTTATCCAAAAAGAACATTGTCCAAATATctctacaaaagaaaaattgaattattcatcAGATGAAACTCAGAAATTTGAAAGTCCACCTAAGAAAAAAGCtgtaaggaaagaaaacaacatAGAATTTGATATCAATGAAGACTGCTCAACAATGACAAAATTGGATTATAATAAAGAACATCGTGATAGATTTACAGTTTTTGGCGAGCATGTAGCATATAAATTGAGAGCACTGCGGACAGAGCATTCACAGAATATGGTAGAACATATTATTTGCAACATTCTATGGGAAGCATCAATGGGTAATTACGATCAATCACCATTTCAAAATTCATCGTCAACTTCATAA
- the LOC127065377 gene encoding GDP-Man:Man(3)GlcNAc(2)-PP-Dol alpha-1,2-mannosyltransferase isoform X1 produces MNISSLLISIISIVNMALIIIVYKLLFALFISSMLLIYWRRIYSKKRTNRKQKGIVVAFFHPYCNAGGGGERVLWAAIKAIQSKYPNIHVVVYTGDLDADPEQILNRSQKSFNIKIQSNIEFIYLHKRKWVEAHMYPYFTLLGQSLGSIWLGMEALNNLVPDIYIDTMGYAFTYPLFRYIGGCKIGSYTHYPTISTDMLRHVYRRVISHNNRRIIARNPFLSAAKIAYYRLFALLYGLAGRRAEIVMVNSSWTEEHINAIWKCPLRTHRIYPPTDVQHLTSLPLFDDTKEDSQIRIVSIAQFRPEKNHPLMLRTMYELRSIVKEEVWDKIRLVFIGSCRNGEDEVRVKDMQDLSKHFALDENVEFKLNIPYSELVSELQQASIGLHAMWNEHFGISIVECMAAGLIMVAHASGGPRADIIETQPGSQTGFLAKEAEEYAEIIAHIINMYPEDKKTIRLAARASVNRFSSELFENEILRAMEPFFRQKEE; encoded by the exons atgaatatttcttctttatt aatatctataatatcaaTAGTGAACATggcattaataataattgtctaTAAACTTTTGTTtgctttatttatatcatcaatgttattaatatattggagaagaatatattcaaaaaaacgTACAAAtaggaaacaaaaaggaattGTCGTTGCATTTTTCCATCCATACTGTAATGCAGGTGGCGGAGGTGAAAGAGTACTTTGGGCAGCTATCAAAGCTATACAATCTAA ATATCCGAATATACATGTAGTTGTTTATACCGGAGACTTGGATGCTGATCCTGAACAAATTTTGAATAGATcacaaaaatcatttaatataaaaattcaatcaaatattgaatttatatatcttcataAACGTAAATGGGTAGAAGCACATATGTATCCTTATTTCACACTTTTGGGTCAAAGTTTAGGATCTATATGGTTGGGTATGGAGGcattaaataatttagtaccag atatttatattgatacaATGGGTTATGCTTTTACATATCCACTGTTTAGATATATAGGAGGTTGTAAAATTGGATCATATACACATTATCCTACAATTTCAACAGATATGTTGAGACATGTTTACAGACGTGTAATATCACATAATAATCGTCGTATAATCGCAAGAAATCCATTTTTATCAGCTGCAAAAATTGCTTATTATAGATTATTTGCATTg TTATATGGACTTGCTGGTAGGAGAGCAGAAATTGTAATGGTAAATTCTTCTTGGACAGAAGAGCATATTAATGCCATTTGGAAATGTCCTTTGCGAACTCATAGAATTTATCCACCAACAGATGTACAACATTTAACATCTCTTCCACTCTTTGATGATACTAAAGAAGACAGTCAAATTCGAATAGTATCTATTGCACAATTTAGGCCAGAAAAAAATCATCCTCTCATGTTGAGAACAATGTATGAATTGAGATCAATAGTTAAAGAGGAAGTATGGGATAAG ataCGTTTGGTATTCATTGGATCTTGTAGAAATGGAGAAGATGAAGTACGTGTAAAAGATATGCAAGACTTATCTAAACATTTTGCTTTGGATGAAAATGTTGaatttaaattgaatataccctATTCTGAACTTGTATCAGAACTACAACAAGCATCAATAGGGCTGCATGCAATGTGGAATGAACATTTTGGTATCAGTATAGTAGAATGCATGGCTGCTGGATTAATTATGGTAGCTCATGCTTCTGGTGGACCAAG AGCAGACATAATAGAAACACAGCCAGGTAGTCAAACTGGTTTTTTAGcaaaagaagcagaagaatATGCGGAAATTATAGcacatattataaatatgtatcctGAAGATAAAAAGACTATTAGATTAGCTGCAAG AGCATCTGTTAATCGATTTTCTAgtgaattatttgaaaatgaaattttacgagCTATGGAACCATTTTTTAGACAAAAAGAggaataa
- the LOC127065377 gene encoding GDP-Man:Man(3)GlcNAc(2)-PP-Dol alpha-1,2-mannosyltransferase isoform X2, protein MALIIIVYKLLFALFISSMLLIYWRRIYSKKRTNRKQKGIVVAFFHPYCNAGGGGERVLWAAIKAIQSKYPNIHVVVYTGDLDADPEQILNRSQKSFNIKIQSNIEFIYLHKRKWVEAHMYPYFTLLGQSLGSIWLGMEALNNLVPDIYIDTMGYAFTYPLFRYIGGCKIGSYTHYPTISTDMLRHVYRRVISHNNRRIIARNPFLSAAKIAYYRLFALLYGLAGRRAEIVMVNSSWTEEHINAIWKCPLRTHRIYPPTDVQHLTSLPLFDDTKEDSQIRIVSIAQFRPEKNHPLMLRTMYELRSIVKEEVWDKIRLVFIGSCRNGEDEVRVKDMQDLSKHFALDENVEFKLNIPYSELVSELQQASIGLHAMWNEHFGISIVECMAAGLIMVAHASGGPRADIIETQPGSQTGFLAKEAEEYAEIIAHIINMYPEDKKTIRLAARASVNRFSSELFENEILRAMEPFFRQKEE, encoded by the exons ATggcattaataataattgtctaTAAACTTTTGTTtgctttatttatatcatcaatgttattaatatattggagaagaatatattcaaaaaaacgTACAAAtaggaaacaaaaaggaattGTCGTTGCATTTTTCCATCCATACTGTAATGCAGGTGGCGGAGGTGAAAGAGTACTTTGGGCAGCTATCAAAGCTATACAATCTAA ATATCCGAATATACATGTAGTTGTTTATACCGGAGACTTGGATGCTGATCCTGAACAAATTTTGAATAGATcacaaaaatcatttaatataaaaattcaatcaaatattgaatttatatatcttcataAACGTAAATGGGTAGAAGCACATATGTATCCTTATTTCACACTTTTGGGTCAAAGTTTAGGATCTATATGGTTGGGTATGGAGGcattaaataatttagtaccag atatttatattgatacaATGGGTTATGCTTTTACATATCCACTGTTTAGATATATAGGAGGTTGTAAAATTGGATCATATACACATTATCCTACAATTTCAACAGATATGTTGAGACATGTTTACAGACGTGTAATATCACATAATAATCGTCGTATAATCGCAAGAAATCCATTTTTATCAGCTGCAAAAATTGCTTATTATAGATTATTTGCATTg TTATATGGACTTGCTGGTAGGAGAGCAGAAATTGTAATGGTAAATTCTTCTTGGACAGAAGAGCATATTAATGCCATTTGGAAATGTCCTTTGCGAACTCATAGAATTTATCCACCAACAGATGTACAACATTTAACATCTCTTCCACTCTTTGATGATACTAAAGAAGACAGTCAAATTCGAATAGTATCTATTGCACAATTTAGGCCAGAAAAAAATCATCCTCTCATGTTGAGAACAATGTATGAATTGAGATCAATAGTTAAAGAGGAAGTATGGGATAAG ataCGTTTGGTATTCATTGGATCTTGTAGAAATGGAGAAGATGAAGTACGTGTAAAAGATATGCAAGACTTATCTAAACATTTTGCTTTGGATGAAAATGTTGaatttaaattgaatataccctATTCTGAACTTGTATCAGAACTACAACAAGCATCAATAGGGCTGCATGCAATGTGGAATGAACATTTTGGTATCAGTATAGTAGAATGCATGGCTGCTGGATTAATTATGGTAGCTCATGCTTCTGGTGGACCAAG AGCAGACATAATAGAAACACAGCCAGGTAGTCAAACTGGTTTTTTAGcaaaagaagcagaagaatATGCGGAAATTATAGcacatattataaatatgtatcctGAAGATAAAAAGACTATTAGATTAGCTGCAAG AGCATCTGTTAATCGATTTTCTAgtgaattatttgaaaatgaaattttacgagCTATGGAACCATTTTTTAGACAAAAAGAggaataa
- the LOC127065381 gene encoding RNA 3'-terminal phosphate cyclase isoform X2: MFNSISKMSSVVKIDGSLGEGGGQILRLALSLSALYGIPIEINNIRAGRTKPGLAAQHLKGVELVKEMCNAEVSGAYIGSTHLKFYPKSLHRHATEFKAEIQSAGCISLLAQVALPCALFLPQKSDILLILKGGTNVPLGPHIEYLTEVVKPTLNKFGADFDFVVLKRGYYPKGRGIVHLRITPIRNLNAVDITDLGIPCDISGWAFVAGYEAYKMAIDAKTSLTNELIKNNIQVPLIDIKSYKEDKRVTVENGSGINIVCSTTTGCIFGGSGLNMPSSIGTPGMKSPGVVAANNILEPLLNGACVDNNNQDQIIIYMALAKGISRVKVGKLTLHTETAMKVAEIMLANRGLRFHLLKNENVENSTSYILECEGCGLINNFAEQH, translated from the exons ATGTTTAACTCTATTTCTAAAATGTCGTCAGTAGTCAAGATTGATGGAAGTTTAGGTGAAGGG ggtGGACAAATTTTGAGATTAGCTCTATCCTTAAGTGCACTTTATGGAATAcctatagaaattaataatataagagCAGGTCGAACTAAACCTGGATTAGCAGCTCAACATTTAAAAG GAGTGGAATTAGTGAAAGAAATGTGTAATGCAGAAGTTTCTGGAGCCTATATAGGATCTACACATTTAAAATTCTATCCAAAATCATTACATAGACATGCAACTGAATTTAAAGCTGAAATACAGTCAGCTGGCTGTATATCTTTATTGGCACAAGTTGCATTACCATGTGCTTTGTTTCTACCACAAAAATCTGATATTCTACTAATTCTTAAAGGAGGCACAAATGTTCCCTTGGGACCTCATATAGAATATCTTACAGAAGTAGTTAAACCCACATTGAATAAATTTGGAGCAGATTTTGATTTTGTTGTTTTAAAAAG GGGTTATTATCCAAAAGGAAGAGGTATAGTGCATTTACGTATAACACCAATAAGAAACTTGAATGCAGTTGACATAACTGATCTTGGCATACCTTGTGACATATCAGGCTGGGCTTTTGTTGCcggatat GAAGCATATAAAATGGCTATTGATGCTAAAACTTCCTTAACTAAtgaactaataaaaaataatattcaagttcctcttatcgatattaaatctTATAAGGAAGACAAACGAGTAACGGTCGAAAATGGATCTGGTATTAA TATAGTTTGCTCAACAACAACAGGCTGTATATTTGGTGGTTCTGGTTTGAACATGCCATCTTCAATAGGAACTCCTGGCATGAAAAGTCCAGGTGTAGTTGCAgctaataatattttagaacCATTACTAAACGGAGCATgcgtagataataataatcaagatCAA ataataatttacatgGCATTGGCTAAAGGAATTTCAAGGGTTAAAGTAGGAAAGCTTACTCTTCATACTGAGACTGCCATGAAAGTTGCAGAAATAATGTTAGCCAATCGTGGActtcgttttcatttattaaaaaatgaaaatgtagaaaattcAACTTCCTATATTTTAGAATGTGAAGGATGTggattaatcaataattttgcagaacaacattaa
- the LOC127065381 gene encoding RNA 3'-terminal phosphate cyclase isoform X1, with amino-acid sequence MFNSISKMSSVVKIDGSLGEGGGQILRLALSLSALYGIPIEINNIRAGRTKPGLAAQHLKGVELVKEMCNAEVSGAYIGSTHLKFYPKSLHRHATEFKAEIQSAGCISLLAQVALPCALFLPQKSDILLILKGGTNVPLGPHIEYLTEVVKPTLNKFGADFDFVVLKRGYYPKGRGIVHLRITPIRNLNAVDITDLGIPCDISGWAFVAGYVNINEAYKMAIDAKTSLTNELIKNNIQVPLIDIKSYKEDKRVTVENGSGINIVCSTTTGCIFGGSGLNMPSSIGTPGMKSPGVVAANNILEPLLNGACVDNNNQDQIIIYMALAKGISRVKVGKLTLHTETAMKVAEIMLANRGLRFHLLKNENVENSTSYILECEGCGLINNFAEQH; translated from the exons ATGTTTAACTCTATTTCTAAAATGTCGTCAGTAGTCAAGATTGATGGAAGTTTAGGTGAAGGG ggtGGACAAATTTTGAGATTAGCTCTATCCTTAAGTGCACTTTATGGAATAcctatagaaattaataatataagagCAGGTCGAACTAAACCTGGATTAGCAGCTCAACATTTAAAAG GAGTGGAATTAGTGAAAGAAATGTGTAATGCAGAAGTTTCTGGAGCCTATATAGGATCTACACATTTAAAATTCTATCCAAAATCATTACATAGACATGCAACTGAATTTAAAGCTGAAATACAGTCAGCTGGCTGTATATCTTTATTGGCACAAGTTGCATTACCATGTGCTTTGTTTCTACCACAAAAATCTGATATTCTACTAATTCTTAAAGGAGGCACAAATGTTCCCTTGGGACCTCATATAGAATATCTTACAGAAGTAGTTAAACCCACATTGAATAAATTTGGAGCAGATTTTGATTTTGTTGTTTTAAAAAG GGGTTATTATCCAAAAGGAAGAGGTATAGTGCATTTACGTATAACACCAATAAGAAACTTGAATGCAGTTGACATAACTGATCTTGGCATACCTTGTGACATATCAGGCTGGGCTTTTGTTGCcggatatgtaaatataaat GAAGCATATAAAATGGCTATTGATGCTAAAACTTCCTTAACTAAtgaactaataaaaaataatattcaagttcctcttatcgatattaaatctTATAAGGAAGACAAACGAGTAACGGTCGAAAATGGATCTGGTATTAA TATAGTTTGCTCAACAACAACAGGCTGTATATTTGGTGGTTCTGGTTTGAACATGCCATCTTCAATAGGAACTCCTGGCATGAAAAGTCCAGGTGTAGTTGCAgctaataatattttagaacCATTACTAAACGGAGCATgcgtagataataataatcaagatCAA ataataatttacatgGCATTGGCTAAAGGAATTTCAAGGGTTAAAGTAGGAAAGCTTACTCTTCATACTGAGACTGCCATGAAAGTTGCAGAAATAATGTTAGCCAATCGTGGActtcgttttcatttattaaaaaatgaaaatgtagaaaattcAACTTCCTATATTTTAGAATGTGAAGGATGTggattaatcaataattttgcagaacaacattaa
- the LOC127065369 gene encoding tubulin polyglutamylase TTLL5 isoform X2, which produces MNETDFNILWMGNHPKPDILRNLQSYQKVNHFPRSYEITRKDRLYKNIEAMQRSKGLRNLDFIPQTFLLPSESRELLTAHFRYRGPWIVKPKASSRGRGIYIVNSPEKILTDESVIVAQYINNPLLVDGHKCDLRLYVAVTNYDPLLIYLYEEGLVRFATVKYDGGNQYVWNPCMHLCNYSINKFHVDYVKSEDPDAEDVGHKWTLSALLRHLRSIGQDTEQLMQRIEDIIIKSILATASGIVSGVKQFVKHPETCFELFGFDILIDDTLKPWLLEVNLTPSLGCDSPLDVRLKSALIADLLTLVGIPAVDPMLRPQSMHLNRSLANPTKRMAGYRRVQSAETLAHKKKSVGKSNIIKGGLSSEQQRIVASAKAQFERRGGFVRIFPSPKSWEIYSQYLDTSTGIPIVSDPLGPGRIPQSVTTNHNLMLHEQLFPAANRNTGFVIPEVTLDRLSRYERYERALVKGHKQSLDRGDSKENMDVDTHKYKNLVMKSMQEGNTLSPGEARKAFGLYLGHILRKISQSNADPACCDLVMKFLQQSSSNLRTPFLFTLPSSKLSDKDRAAITAKQLSDFLHLYNRETELYADTVDRPCTVPNRLFQKFLAAAGEEDLDDVLILQTQLYKCAHSFLGRSGFAGSLRGPNLLCSLPHITSRVYSNAATTEQCKCTQSSTRTTKAPRT; this is translated from the exons ATGAATGAAacagattttaatatattgtgGATGGGAAATCATCCAAAGCCGGATATTCTACGTAACTTGCAATCTTATCAAAAAGTTAATCACTTTCCAAG ATCCTACGAAATCACACGGAAAGATCGATTGTATAAGAATATTGAGGCAATGCAAAGAAGTAAAGGCTTGCGAAATTTGGATTTTATTCCACAAACCTTCCTTTTACCCAGTGAATCAAGAGAATTACTTACCGCGCATTTTAGGTACCGAGGACCTTGGATCGTTAAACCAAAAGCCAGTTCTCGTGGACGCGgaatttatattgttaatagt CCTGAGAAAATCCTTACAGATGAATCTGTGATAGTTgcacaatatataaataatccatTGTTAGTGGATGGGCACAAATGCGATTTACGTCTCTATGTTGCTGTAACAAATTATGACCCATTattgatatatctatatgaagAAGGATTAGTGAGGTTTGCAACTGTTAAATATGATGGTGGTAATCAATACGTTTGGAATCCTTGTATGCACTTATGTAACTACAGCATCAATAAATTCCATGTAGATTATGTTAA aagTGAAGATCCAGATGCAGAAGATGTAGGTCATAAATGGACATTATCTGCATTATTACGACATTTGCGTTCTATTGGTCAAGATACCGAACAACTAATGCAACGTATCgaagatattataattaaatcaattttagCTACTGCTTCCGGAATTGTTAGCGGTGTTAAACAATTCGTGAAACATCCAGAAACATGTTttg AATTGTTTGGTTTTGACATCCTGATTGATGATACTTTGAAACCTTGGCTACTGGAAGTAAATCTGACACCATCATTGGGATGTGATTCTCCACTGGATGTCAGATTAAAATCAGCATTAATAGCTGATTTACTTACTCTTGTTGGTATTCCTGCTGTTGATCCAATGTTACGGCCTCAAAGTATGCACCTAAATCGTTCTTTGGCTAATCCCACTAAAAGAATGGCTGGT TATCGAAGAGTGCAATCCGCGGAAACATTagctcataaaaaaaagagtgttGGGaagagtaatataataaaaggagGATTAAGTTCTGAACAACAACGAATAGTAGCATCCGCGAAAGCACAAtttgaaagaagaggaggattTGTTCGCATATTTCCTAGTCCAAAGTCATGGGAAATATATTCACAATATTtag ATACATCAACTGGTATACCAATAGTTTCTGATCCATTAGGGCCTGGGAGAATTCCACAATCAGTCACCACAAACCACAATTTAATGTTACATGAACAATTGTTTCCTGCAGCTAATCGAAATACTGGTTTTGTTATTCCAGAAGTTACATTAGACAGATTGTCTAG atatgaAAGGTATGAAAGAGCTCTAGTAAAGGGTCATAAACAAAGTTTGGATCGCGGCGATAGTAAGGAAAATATGGATGTAGATactcataaatataaaaatttagttATGAAATCAATGCAAGAAGGAAATACATTAAg tcCTGGTGAAGCAAGGAAAGCTTTTGGTTTATATTTAGGACACATACTTCGCAAAATATCACAATCAAATGCAGATCCAGCATGCTGTGATCTTGTTATGAAATTTCTTCAACAATCCTCGTCTAACTTAAGAACTCCGTTTTTATTTACA tTACCAAGCAGTAAGTTGAGTGACAAAGATCGTGCAGCTATAACTGCTAAGCAATTATCAGATTTCTTACACTTGTACAATAGAGAAACAGAACTTTATGCAGATACAGTTGATCGTCCATGTACTGTTCCCAATAGACTTTTCCAAAAGTTCCTAGCTGCAGCAgg TGAAGAAGACCTCGATGAcgtattaattttacaaacgCAATTGTACAAGTGTGCGCATAGTTTTTTGGGTAGAAGTGGTTTTGCTGGAAGTTTGCGTGGACCTAATCTTTTATGTTCATTACCACATATAACTTCCCGAGTGTATTCGAATGCCGCTACAACCGAACAATGTAAATGCACACAATCCTCTACAAGAACTACAAAAGCTCCAAGAACATag